A window from gamma proteobacterium SS-5 encodes these proteins:
- a CDS encoding malate dehydrogenase, with protein sequence MTTTTADSSHLDDDINQAALAYHAEPVPGKLSVTLTKPAETQHDLSLAYTPGVAEPVRRIADDPEDAYKYTGKGNLVAVITDGTAVLGLGNVGALAGKPVMEGKGVLFKRFADIDVFDIEVDAETPEQFIDTVTRIASTFGGINLEDIAAPHCFEIERVLSERLNIPVFHDDQHGTAIITAAGLLNALELQGKELEQARIVVLGAGAAGIAGIHLLINLGARPENILAVDRKGVIHPGRDDLNSYKQAVAVTTDRRSLADALSGADVLIGVSGPDLVSGEMLQAMAPRPVVFAMSNPIPEIRPQVALALRDDLIMATGRSDYPNQVNNVLGFPFIFRGALDVRASAINREMQVAAVYALRDLTREPTPQAVLDAYGLNRLEFGPDYIIPKPLDPRLKLQVSGAVARAAVASGVAHKELPAIYRQ encoded by the coding sequence ATGACCACAACCACCGCCGATAGCAGCCATCTCGATGACGACATCAACCAGGCCGCGCTGGCCTATCATGCCGAGCCGGTGCCGGGCAAACTCAGCGTCACCCTGACCAAGCCCGCCGAGACCCAGCACGACCTGTCCCTGGCCTACACCCCTGGGGTGGCCGAACCGGTGCGCCGCATCGCCGATGACCCGGAAGATGCCTACAAGTACACCGGCAAGGGCAATCTGGTGGCGGTGATCACCGATGGCACCGCGGTGCTTGGCCTGGGCAACGTGGGTGCCCTGGCGGGCAAGCCGGTGATGGAGGGCAAGGGCGTGCTGTTCAAACGCTTTGCCGATATCGACGTGTTCGACATCGAGGTGGATGCCGAGACACCGGAGCAGTTCATCGACACGGTCACGCGCATCGCATCCACCTTCGGCGGCATCAATCTGGAGGACATAGCCGCGCCGCACTGCTTCGAGATCGAGCGCGTGCTCAGTGAGCGCCTGAACATACCGGTATTCCACGACGACCAGCACGGCACCGCCATCATCACCGCCGCCGGCCTGCTCAACGCCCTGGAGTTGCAGGGCAAGGAGCTGGAGCAGGCGCGCATTGTGGTGCTGGGTGCCGGTGCCGCCGGGATTGCCGGGATTCATCTGCTGATCAATCTGGGGGCGCGGCCGGAGAATATCCTGGCGGTGGACCGCAAGGGCGTGATCCATCCTGGTCGGGACGATCTCAACAGCTACAAGCAGGCCGTCGCCGTGACCACGGACCGGCGCAGCCTGGCCGATGCCCTGAGCGGGGCCGATGTGCTGATCGGCGTGTCCGGGCCGGACCTGGTCAGTGGCGAGATGCTTCAGGCCATGGCACCCCGGCCGGTGGTATTCGCCATGTCCAATCCCATCCCGGAGATTCGGCCGCAGGTGGCCCTGGCCCTGCGCGATGACCTGATCATGGCCACCGGTCGCAGCGATTACCCCAATCAGGTGAACAATGTGCTGGGCTTCCCTTTCATCTTCCGTGGTGCCCTGGATGTACGCGCCAGCGCCATCAACCGGGAGATGCAGGTGGCTGCGGTATATGCCCTGCGCGATCTGACCCGTGAGCCCACGCCGCAAGCGGTGCTGGATGCCTACGGCCTGAACCGGCTGGAATTCGGCCCCGATTACATTATCCCCAAGCCCCTGGATCCGCGCCTAAAGTTGCAGGTGTCCGGTGCCGTGGCGCGGGCGGCGGTGGCCAGCGGCGTGGCACACAAGGAACTGCCGGCGATCTATCGGCAGTAG
- a CDS encoding DNA cytosine methyltransferase, translating into MPTFYEFFAGGGMAWAGLGDTWRCLFANDFDPKKGQIYRYNWNPGRELLIADVASLTTDSLPGHADLAWASFPCQDLSLAGTGAGLKGARSGSFWSFWRLMDALGTENRAPPLVVLENVSGALGSHAGQDFNAICLALADLGYRVGALIMDAAHFVPQSRPRLFIVAALAPALPLPTLLQTPAPLEPWHPRALIQAQDRLSPAAKAAWVWWRLPAAPSCARVFADLLVDQPDDVCWHEPETTQGLLQMMSPLHQAKVEQARKAGRRMVGTLYKRTRRNGPNGEKVQRAEIRFDDLAGCLRTPSGGSSRQTVMIVEGNSVRSRLLSSREAARLMGLPDSYTLPKNYNDAYHLAGDGVAVPVVRFLAEHILEPLLAQIQPSRRKAA; encoded by the coding sequence ATGCCGACTTTTTATGAATTTTTTGCAGGCGGAGGCATGGCGTGGGCCGGCCTTGGGGATACTTGGCGCTGTCTGTTTGCTAATGATTTCGACCCCAAAAAGGGGCAGATTTACCGCTACAACTGGAACCCTGGCCGAGAACTACTGATTGCCGATGTGGCCTCGTTGACTACAGACAGCCTGCCTGGCCACGCCGATCTCGCCTGGGCCTCCTTTCCTTGCCAGGACCTTTCCCTGGCAGGCACCGGCGCTGGCCTGAAAGGGGCCCGCTCGGGCTCCTTCTGGTCCTTCTGGCGGCTCATGGACGCGCTGGGCACGGAGAATCGCGCGCCGCCCCTGGTGGTGCTGGAGAATGTCTCAGGTGCCCTTGGCTCCCATGCTGGCCAAGACTTTAATGCAATCTGCCTGGCACTTGCCGACCTGGGCTATCGCGTCGGTGCCCTGATCATGGATGCGGCGCATTTTGTTCCCCAATCCCGGCCGCGCCTGTTCATCGTTGCCGCCCTTGCCCCGGCCTTGCCCTTGCCGACCTTGTTGCAGACCCCTGCCCCCCTTGAGCCCTGGCATCCCCGCGCGCTGATACAGGCCCAGGATAGATTGAGTCCAGCCGCCAAGGCCGCTTGGGTGTGGTGGCGTTTGCCCGCAGCACCATCATGCGCTCGTGTTTTTGCCGATCTGCTTGTGGACCAACCGGATGATGTCTGCTGGCATGAGCCGGAGACCACCCAGGGCCTGCTGCAGATGATGAGTCCACTGCATCAAGCCAAAGTCGAACAGGCCAGAAAGGCCGGTCGGCGCATGGTTGGCACCCTGTACAAGCGTACCCGGCGCAATGGCCCCAATGGTGAAAAGGTGCAGCGCGCCGAGATTCGTTTCGATGACCTGGCCGGCTGTCTGCGCACCCCTTCCGGCGGTTCCAGTCGCCAGACAGTGATGATCGTAGAGGGCAATTCGGTTCGTTCGCGCCTGCTCAGTTCGCGTGAAGCGGCTCGGCTCATGGGACTGCCAGACTCCTATACCCTGCCGAAGAACTACAACGATGCCTACCACCTGGCCGGTGATGGCGTGGCCGTGCCCGTGGTGCGTTTCCTGGCCGAACATATCCTTGAACCCTTGCTGGCACAGATACAGCCAAGTCGGCGGAAGGCAGCATGA
- the rpmE gene encoding 50S ribosomal protein L31 gives MKADIHPNYSEIKVVCSCGNSFTTRSTLGQEDLQVEVCSSCHPFYTGKQKIVDTAGRVDKFRRKYARS, from the coding sequence ATGAAGGCCGATATTCATCCCAACTACAGCGAGATCAAGGTTGTCTGCAGCTGCGGCAACAGCTTCACCACCCGATCCACCCTGGGTCAGGAAGATCTGCAGGTGGAAGTCTGCTCGTCCTGTCACCCCTTCTACACCGGCAAGCAAAAGATTGTTGACACCGCTGGCCGGGTTGACAAGTTCCGCCGCAAATACGCCCGCAGCTGA
- the bioB gene encoding biotin synthase BioB: MSDTPLRHDWARDEIEALLDLPFNDLMFRAQQVHRAGFDPNRIQVSSLLSIKTGACSEDCGYCSQSAKYNTGLEKERLLPLDEVISAAEAAKAKGASRFCMGAAWRNPSDKNLERVIEMVQAVHDLGLETCITLGMLEEEQAQRLKQAGLDYYNHNLDTSPEFYGQVISTRRFQDRLDTLAHVRKAGIHVCSGGILGMGESRSDRASLLQELANLPRHPDSVPINLLVQVEGTPLFGTDALDPLEFVRTVAVARIIMPASLVRLSAGRGEMSDEMQALCFLAGANSIFYGERLLTTDNSATDKDRQLFQRLGLHMQPQAEGGAEMASV, from the coding sequence ATGTCGGATACCCCGCTGAGACACGATTGGGCCCGCGATGAGATCGAGGCCCTGTTGGACCTGCCCTTCAATGACCTGATGTTTCGCGCCCAGCAGGTACACAGGGCCGGTTTCGACCCCAATCGCATCCAGGTCAGCTCCCTGCTCAGCATCAAGACCGGGGCCTGCTCCGAAGACTGCGGCTACTGCTCGCAGAGCGCCAAGTACAACACCGGCCTGGAGAAGGAACGCCTGCTGCCGCTGGACGAGGTAATCAGCGCCGCCGAGGCGGCCAAGGCCAAGGGTGCCAGCCGCTTCTGCATGGGCGCGGCCTGGCGCAACCCCAGCGACAAAAACCTGGAGCGGGTGATCGAGATGGTGCAGGCGGTGCACGATCTGGGCCTGGAGACCTGCATCACCCTGGGTATGCTGGAGGAGGAACAGGCACAGCGCCTGAAACAGGCCGGGCTGGATTACTACAACCACAATCTGGACACCTCGCCGGAGTTCTATGGCCAGGTGATCAGCACGCGCCGCTTCCAGGACCGTCTGGACACCCTGGCCCATGTGCGCAAGGCCGGCATCCATGTCTGTTCCGGCGGCATCCTTGGCATGGGTGAGTCGCGCTCTGATCGCGCCAGCCTGTTGCAGGAGCTGGCCAACCTGCCCCGCCACCCGGATTCGGTGCCGATCAACCTGCTGGTGCAGGTGGAGGGCACGCCCCTGTTCGGCACCGATGCCCTGGACCCGCTGGAATTCGTTCGCACCGTGGCCGTGGCGCGCATCATCATGCCCGCCTCCCTGGTGCGCCTGTCCGCCGGTCGGGGCGAGATGAGCGATGAGATGCAGGCCCTGTGCTTCCTCGCCGGGGCCAACTCCATCTTCTACGGCGAGCGCCTGTTGACCACCGACAACAGCGCCACCGACAAGGATCGGCAACTGTTCCAACGCCTTGGCCTGCACATGCAGCCGCAGGCGGAGGGCGGGGCGGAAATGGCCTCGGTCTAA
- the bioF gene encoding 8-amino-7-oxononanoate synthase: MKDLSADLQQTRQQQRYRSNRVLQRDGVICRTEDGRELLAFCSNDYLGLSQHPQVVAAFQRGAERYGVGSGAAHLINGHGPAHQALEEELAEFLGRPRALLFSTGYMANLALISTLLGRGDWVVQDRLNHASLLDGAQLSRARLKRYAHADLADARQRLTQTGSGATLLATDGVFSMDGDLAPLAELQCLCSQHHSWLLLDDAHGFGVLGKGRGTAAHYGLTATDDLIQMITLGKALGTFGAAVVASEAVIETLIQRARPYIFTTASPPANAEASRAALRLLASEHWRREHLQALIARFRQGAEQIGLPLMASTTPIQPLLLGSEARALAWSRGLEQAGILVSAIRPPTVPQGASRLRITLSAEHSPEQVDRLLDALQNRGQMTDDR, encoded by the coding sequence GTGAAAGACCTCAGCGCCGATCTACAGCAGACGCGCCAGCAGCAGCGCTATCGTAGCAATCGGGTGCTGCAACGGGATGGGGTGATCTGCCGCACCGAGGATGGCCGCGAACTGCTGGCCTTTTGCAGCAACGACTATCTGGGCCTGTCCCAGCACCCCCAGGTGGTGGCCGCATTCCAGCGCGGGGCCGAGCGTTATGGCGTCGGCAGCGGCGCGGCCCACCTGATCAATGGCCACGGCCCGGCCCATCAGGCCCTGGAGGAGGAATTGGCCGAGTTTCTCGGCCGCCCCCGGGCGCTGCTGTTCTCCACCGGCTACATGGCCAATCTGGCGCTCATCTCGACCCTGCTCGGGCGGGGCGACTGGGTCGTTCAGGACAGGCTCAATCACGCCTCCCTGCTGGATGGGGCGCAGCTGTCGCGGGCCAGGCTCAAGCGCTATGCCCATGCCGACCTGGCCGATGCGCGGCAACGCCTGACGCAGACCGGCAGCGGCGCGACCCTGCTGGCGACCGATGGCGTGTTCAGCATGGACGGTGACCTGGCCCCGCTGGCCGAATTGCAGTGCCTGTGTAGCCAGCACCACAGCTGGCTGTTGCTGGACGATGCCCACGGCTTTGGCGTACTCGGCAAAGGCCGGGGCACGGCGGCCCATTACGGCCTGACGGCAACGGATGATCTGATTCAGATGATCACCCTGGGCAAGGCACTGGGTACCTTTGGCGCGGCGGTGGTGGCCAGCGAGGCGGTGATCGAGACCCTGATCCAGCGGGCGCGGCCCTACATCTTCACCACGGCCAGCCCGCCGGCCAACGCCGAGGCCAGCCGCGCCGCTCTGCGCCTGCTGGCCAGTGAGCACTGGCGGCGGGAGCACTTGCAGGCCTTGATCGCCCGCTTCCGTCAGGGGGCCGAACAGATCGGGTTGCCGCTGATGGCCTCAACGACGCCGATCCAGCCCCTGCTGCTGGGCAGCGAGGCCCGCGCCCTGGCCTGGAGCCGGGGGCTGGAGCAGGCCGGTATCCTGGTCAGCGCCATCCGCCCGCCAACGGTGCCGCAGGGGGCCTCCCGCCTGCGCATCACCCTGAGCGCGGAACACAGCCCGGAGCAGGTGGATCGGCTGCTTGACGCCCTGCAAAACAGAGGACAGATGACAGATGACAGATGA
- a CDS encoding PspA/IM30 family protein, with product MSLIQRITTSLRANIEQAVDQIENQDALIEAAIGEMRQANARARARLGRVQRDRQTLQSRRDELQQAAEQWRQRALRSAADETTALACLQRHNRCTEQCQQLEQDLAQQRLEEDRLRARLEQNERRIGQLSQRRHLLRTRESSLQAERLMQPRQDGPIDVESVFERWEGRLIEAEPVSASCSPLDSDLGVEFGPEFGPEAGVAAADPLAQRFAREEQDKALRRQLQVLLSKEQGDE from the coding sequence ATGTCCCTTATCCAACGCATCACCACCAGCCTGCGCGCCAACATCGAGCAGGCGGTTGACCAGATCGAAAACCAGGATGCCCTGATCGAGGCCGCCATCGGCGAGATGCGGCAGGCCAATGCCCGTGCCCGCGCCCGCCTGGGCCGGGTACAGCGCGACCGCCAGACCCTGCAGAGCCGACGCGATGAGTTGCAACAGGCCGCCGAGCAGTGGCGGCAGCGGGCCCTGCGCTCGGCGGCGGACGAGACCACCGCCCTGGCCTGCCTGCAGCGGCACAACCGTTGTACCGAGCAATGCCAACAGCTGGAGCAGGATCTGGCCCAGCAACGGCTGGAGGAAGACAGGCTGCGCGCCCGGCTGGAGCAGAACGAGCGGCGCATCGGCCAGCTGAGCCAGCGCCGCCACCTGCTGCGCACCCGCGAGAGCAGCCTGCAGGCCGAGCGGCTGATGCAGCCGAGGCAGGATGGCCCGATCGATGTGGAGTCCGTGTTCGAGCGCTGGGAGGGGCGGCTGATCGAGGCCGAGCCCGTGTCGGCCTCATGCAGCCCGCTGGACTCGGATCTGGGCGTGGAATTTGGCCCGGAATTCGGTCCAGAGGCAGGTGTTGCAGCGGCCGACCCCCTGGCCCAGCGCTTTGCCCGTGAGGAGCAGGACAAGGCCCTGCGCCGGCAACTGCAGGTGCTGCTGAGTAAGGAGCAGGGCGATGAATGA
- a CDS encoding histidine phosphatase family protein: MPTLIDFIRHGEPEGGRRYRGHRIDDPLSTRGWGQLWAAVPDQAPWQGIISSPLLRCRAFAERLSQRHGLPLAIEPDFREVGFGCWEGLSPDQVAEQQPQAYAAFYQDPLRNRPEGAEDLEGFSQRVSTALERAVERHAGEHLLVVAHAGVIRAVLGLALQAPPSAWYRARIDTAGISRFRRDENGLEPGGIRLEFHNRQGLD, from the coding sequence ATGCCCACACTGATCGACTTCATCCGCCATGGCGAGCCCGAAGGGGGGCGCCGCTACCGGGGTCACCGCATCGATGACCCCCTTTCGACCAGGGGCTGGGGGCAGCTTTGGGCCGCTGTGCCGGATCAGGCACCCTGGCAGGGCATTATCAGCTCCCCCCTGCTGCGCTGCCGGGCCTTTGCCGAGCGCCTGAGCCAGCGCCATGGCCTGCCGCTGGCGATCGAGCCCGACTTTCGCGAGGTCGGCTTTGGCTGCTGGGAGGGCCTCAGCCCCGACCAGGTGGCCGAGCAGCAACCCCAGGCCTACGCGGCCTTTTACCAAGACCCCCTGCGCAACCGCCCCGAGGGTGCCGAGGACCTGGAGGGATTCAGCCAGCGCGTATCCACCGCCCTGGAGCGCGCCGTGGAGCGCCATGCGGGTGAACACCTGCTGGTGGTGGCCCATGCCGGGGTGATTCGCGCCGTGCTCGGCCTGGCCCTGCAGGCCCCGCCCAGCGCCTGGTACAGGGCCCGCATCGACACCGCCGGTATCAGCCGCTTCCGCCGCGACGAAAACGGCCTGGAGCCTGGCGGCATCCGGCTGGAATTCCATAATCGGCAAGGACTCGACTGA
- a CDS encoding DUF2059 domain-containing protein — protein sequence MKFLGKYLRHLLVSCLLLLPALTGADEQRGASEVRELLQLSGAERQYSQLLQVMTRNIQTSFSTGLAEALKQRPLGERKRSQAKAILDRNFGQFITRFQTLMKQTMPWERLVRDVYIPVYLRHFSQRELQDLVAFYRSPTGRKFARNNGQLVQDATRAIKHEYGKQLQQRAEQLSQQTLRQITQELDQLASGG from the coding sequence ATGAAATTTTTAGGCAAATACCTGCGGCATCTGCTGGTCAGCTGCCTGTTGCTGCTACCCGCCCTGACCGGGGCGGATGAGCAGCGCGGTGCCAGCGAGGTGCGCGAGCTGTTGCAGCTATCCGGGGCCGAGCGGCAATACAGCCAGCTGCTGCAGGTGATGACGCGCAACATCCAGACCAGCTTCAGCACCGGCCTGGCCGAGGCCCTCAAGCAACGCCCGCTGGGGGAGCGCAAGCGCAGCCAGGCCAAGGCGATTTTGGATCGCAACTTCGGCCAATTCATCACCCGCTTCCAGACCCTGATGAAGCAGACCATGCCCTGGGAGCGCCTGGTGCGGGATGTCTATATCCCGGTCTATCTGCGCCACTTCAGCCAACGCGAACTGCAGGACCTGGTGGCCTTCTACCGCTCACCCACCGGACGCAAATTCGCCCGCAACAACGGTCAACTGGTGCAGGACGCCACCCGCGCCATCAAGCATGAATACGGCAAGCAACTGCAACAAAGGGCCGAGCAACTCAGCCAGCAAACCCTGAGACAAATCACCCAAGAGCTGGACCAACTGGCCAGCGGAGGCTGA
- a CDS encoding ChaN family lipoprotein, with the protein MPQFPALPLLQLLLPLLLLGLSACSSQETIDQAEAIQVVGGKGLPRLADAGQALSFTGLIGQLLQEDVIFIGEIHSEYGHQRMQLALLEALHRRKVKLAIGVEWIQRPFQQHLDDFIADRIDEAEMLRRTQYFSRWGHDYRHYRPIVQFAKREGLPLIALNAPSELIQAIMQGGLKGLDDFYVAQLPEEYYFTNETYKQRLQRIYARHQGIKGSFGNFYEVQLTWDETMAEQVTRFLENDSETTLVVLAGVGHLEYGHGIPDRVERRTELLGKTLLPTLDGELDPQLADFLLSAPQAELPPIGQLGVELRHTPQQSVVVEIDPKGPAHRAGLRKGDRILKLDQQPIRDFTDLKLALLDKPPGTQISLEVAAEAQDSPSRLLQLTLAKPTQRKKAKL; encoded by the coding sequence GTGCCCCAGTTTCCCGCCCTGCCCCTGCTGCAACTGCTGCTGCCCCTGCTGCTGCTCGGCCTGAGCGCCTGCAGCAGCCAGGAGACCATCGACCAGGCAGAGGCGATCCAGGTGGTAGGCGGCAAGGGCCTGCCGCGGCTGGCCGATGCCGGGCAGGCGCTGAGCTTTACCGGCCTGATCGGACAGCTGTTGCAGGAAGACGTTATCTTTATTGGCGAGATTCACTCGGAGTACGGCCACCAGAGGATGCAGCTGGCCCTGCTGGAGGCCCTGCACCGGCGCAAGGTCAAGCTGGCCATAGGCGTGGAATGGATACAACGGCCGTTTCAGCAGCACCTGGATGACTTCATCGCCGATCGCATCGACGAGGCGGAGATGCTGCGCCGCACCCAATACTTCTCCCGCTGGGGGCATGATTACCGACACTACCGCCCCATAGTGCAGTTTGCCAAACGCGAGGGGCTGCCGCTGATCGCGCTTAACGCCCCCTCTGAGCTGATCCAGGCCATCATGCAGGGTGGCCTGAAGGGCCTGGATGACTTCTATGTGGCGCAGCTGCCAGAGGAATACTATTTCACCAACGAGACCTACAAACAGCGGCTGCAGCGGATCTATGCCCGCCATCAGGGCATCAAGGGCTCGTTCGGTAACTTCTACGAGGTGCAGCTGACCTGGGATGAGACCATGGCCGAACAGGTCACCCGTTTTCTGGAAAACGACAGCGAGACCACATTGGTGGTGCTGGCCGGGGTCGGTCATCTGGAATACGGCCACGGCATCCCCGACCGGGTGGAACGGCGCACCGAACTGCTGGGCAAGACACTGCTACCGACCCTGGATGGGGAACTCGACCCGCAGCTGGCGGACTTTCTGCTCAGCGCGCCCCAGGCCGAGCTGCCGCCCATCGGCCAGCTCGGCGTGGAGCTGCGCCACACCCCGCAGCAGTCGGTGGTGGTGGAGATCGACCCCAAGGGCCCGGCACACAGGGCCGGGCTGCGCAAGGGTGATCGCATCCTGAAATTGGACCAGCAGCCGATCAGGGATTTCACCGACCTCAAGCTGGCCCTGCTCGACAAGCCCCCCGGCACCCAGATCAGCCTGGAGGTGGCGGCCGAGGCGCAAGACAGCCCAAGCCGCCTGCTGCAACTGACCCTGGCCAAGCCCACGCAGCGTAAAAAGGCTAAATTATGA
- the mepA gene encoding penicillin-insensitive murein endopeptidase, with protein sequence MNTRNLSPGPAAGRVRGLTLALVLVGLTGVAVASPWARLKTSTPGPTQVIGKVSLGCIGGAQALAETGTGYVSIRRKRNRYYAHPATLELVQRLGQAMHERRPDRLIMIGDLSQPRGGRMDSMHRSHQNGVDVDVWLTLTSSAKDAKKLAPEGNDPPSMLQKDKRLVSKHWGEDQIFLLKTAAQDPAVARIFVNPGIKLALCASQGVEAEWLRKLRPWWGHDAHFHVRLNCPKDSPQCESQPPIGKGSGCGVELASWFKPKPVVKPAQKPEKQAAKKPVKIAKPRPPAIHPRCKPVLAYQKTEDRRQRADN encoded by the coding sequence GTGAATACGAGGAATCTATCACCAGGCCCGGCGGCGGGGCGGGTACGGGGCCTGACGCTGGCGCTGGTGCTGGTCGGGTTGACCGGGGTGGCCGTGGCCTCGCCCTGGGCGCGGCTTAAAACCAGCACGCCGGGGCCGACGCAGGTGATCGGCAAGGTCTCCCTGGGCTGTATCGGCGGGGCCCAGGCCCTGGCCGAGACAGGCACGGGCTACGTCAGCATCCGCCGCAAGCGCAACAGATACTATGCCCATCCCGCCACCCTGGAACTGGTGCAGCGGCTGGGCCAGGCGATGCATGAACGCCGTCCGGATCGGCTGATCATGATCGGTGACCTGTCCCAGCCCCGAGGTGGGCGCATGGACTCCATGCACCGCAGTCATCAGAACGGCGTGGACGTGGATGTCTGGCTGACCCTGACCTCATCGGCAAAAGACGCCAAAAAACTGGCACCCGAAGGCAATGACCCCCCCAGCATGTTGCAAAAGGACAAGCGTCTGGTCAGCAAGCACTGGGGAGAGGACCAGATATTCCTGCTCAAGACGGCGGCCCAGGACCCGGCCGTGGCGCGCATCTTCGTCAACCCCGGCATCAAGCTGGCGCTCTGCGCCTCGCAGGGGGTGGAGGCGGAATGGCTGCGCAAACTGCGCCCCTGGTGGGGCCACGATGCCCATTTCCATGTGCGCCTGAACTGCCCCAAGGACAGCCCCCAGTGTGAGTCCCAACCGCCCATCGGCAAGGGCAGCGGCTGCGGTGTCGAACTGGCCTCCTGGTTCAAACCCAAGCCCGTGGTAAAGCCCGCGCAGAAGCCGGAGAAACAAGCGGCGAAGAAACCGGTCAAGATCGCCAAGCCCAGGCCCCCCGCCATCCACCCCAGATGCAAGCCGGTGCTGGCCTATCAGAAGACAGAGGATAGAAGACAGAGGGCAGATAATTGA
- a CDS encoding DsrE family protein — protein sequence MNSSPIGRRHLLRCLAGLGLAAALPALAHHTETHMEDDSLHHVVFQCNKADDDYLGHVLFSAGEMIRKYGDDVEVVISCSGAGLHLLGKKPGRPVAEIHQQRAASLATYGVAFHACGNTLEGLGWSKEDLLPFAKVVPIGAVDLMLLQERGFAYISW from the coding sequence ATGAATTCAAGCCCCATTGGCCGTCGTCATCTGCTGCGTTGCCTGGCTGGCCTGGGCCTTGCGGCCGCTCTGCCTGCCCTGGCCCACCATACCGAGACCCACATGGAGGACGACTCCCTGCACCATGTGGTCTTCCAGTGCAACAAGGCGGATGACGATTACCTGGGCCATGTCCTGTTTTCCGCCGGTGAGATGATCCGCAAATACGGTGATGACGTGGAGGTGGTGATCTCTTGCAGCGGTGCCGGTCTGCACCTGCTGGGCAAGAAGCCGGGGCGGCCCGTGGCCGAGATCCATCAACAACGCGCCGCCTCCCTGGCCACCTACGGCGTTGCCTTCCATGCCTGCGGCAACACCCTGGAGGGCCTGGGCTGGAGCAAGGAAGACCTGCTGCCCTTCGCCAAGGTAGTGCCCATAGGCGCAGTGGACCTGATGCTGCTGCAAGAACGGGGCTTTGCCTACATCAGTTGGTGA
- the queF gene encoding NADPH-dependent 7-cyano-7-deazaguanine reductase QueF, with the protein MATEPSKTLETFANPHPERDYSIRIRIPEFTCLCPKTGQPDFAELLLEYVPDQKCLELKSLKLYIWSFRNEGGFHEDVTNRMLNAMAAAAEPKFMRLSADFKVRGGIYTLITAEHRTPGWQAPEPVQLHGATVGQGLPG; encoded by the coding sequence ATGGCCACAGAACCCAGCAAGACCCTCGAAACCTTCGCCAACCCCCATCCCGAGCGGGACTACAGTATCCGTATCCGCATACCGGAATTCACCTGCCTGTGTCCCAAGACAGGCCAGCCGGACTTTGCCGAACTGCTGCTGGAGTATGTACCTGACCAGAAATGCCTGGAGCTGAAATCACTCAAGCTCTACATCTGGTCATTCCGCAATGAAGGCGGTTTTCATGAAGACGTCACCAACCGCATGCTCAACGCCATGGCGGCAGCGGCAGAGCCCAAATTCATGCGCCTGAGCGCCGACTTCAAGGTGCGCGGCGGCATCTACACCCTGATCACTGCCGAACACCGAACCCCCGGCTGGCAGGCCCCCGAACCGGTCCAGCTGCATGGGGCAACCGTTGGGCAAGGCCTCCCCGGATGA